From Microcoleus sp. bin38.metabat.b11b12b14.051, one genomic window encodes:
- the asnS gene encoding asparagine--tRNA ligase: MTNQRIAAILRGGEPDETVTIQGWVRTKRELKEFAFVEVNDGSAMANLQVVINADLPDFQSVIKQINTGASVEVSGVLVASPAKGQRIELKALQVQVYGEADPQTYPLQKKRHSLEFLRTIAHLRPRTNTHGAVFRVRNACSAAVHQFFQERGFLWVHTPILAATDCEGAGEMFAVTNFDLKNVPRTDSQEVDYAKDFFGKRAYLTVSGQLEAEVMAMAFGNVYTFGPTFRAENSNTSRHLAEFWMIEPEMAFCDLVGNMDLAEAFLKYIFKYVLEHCPEDMEFFNERIDKTVLATAENIINNQFERITYTEAIALLEKADKKFDFPVSWGLDLQSEHERYLAEELFKKPTIVSDYPVGIKAFYMRLSDDEKTVRAMDVLAPNIGEIIGGSQREERLDVLERRMEAQGMNKEELWWYLDLRRYGTVPHAGFGLGFERLVQFMTGMGNIRDVIPFPRAPLTIDF, encoded by the coding sequence ATGACTAATCAACGAATTGCAGCAATTTTGCGCGGTGGTGAACCCGACGAAACTGTAACCATTCAAGGTTGGGTGCGGACTAAACGCGAATTAAAAGAATTTGCCTTTGTCGAAGTCAACGATGGTTCGGCGATGGCTAACTTACAAGTAGTCATCAATGCCGATTTGCCAGACTTTCAAAGTGTAATCAAACAAATCAATACAGGTGCATCTGTAGAAGTTTCGGGAGTGCTGGTAGCCTCTCCGGCGAAGGGACAGCGAATTGAGTTGAAAGCTTTACAAGTACAAGTTTACGGTGAAGCAGACCCACAAACTTATCCGCTGCAAAAAAAGCGGCATTCCTTGGAATTTTTGCGAACAATCGCGCATTTGCGCCCGCGCACTAACACTCACGGCGCTGTTTTTCGAGTCCGCAATGCTTGTTCGGCCGCAGTACATCAATTTTTTCAAGAGCGCGGTTTTTTGTGGGTTCACACTCCGATTCTAGCTGCTACCGATTGCGAAGGTGCGGGCGAAATGTTCGCCGTTACTAACTTCGATTTAAAGAATGTACCGCGTACTGATTCGCAAGAAGTTGATTATGCGAAAGACTTTTTTGGGAAGCGCGCCTATTTAACAGTTAGCGGTCAGTTGGAAGCGGAAGTTATGGCGATGGCTTTCGGCAATGTTTATACTTTCGGCCCGACTTTTCGAGCGGAAAATTCTAATACTTCGCGGCATTTGGCGGAGTTTTGGATGATTGAACCGGAGATGGCTTTCTGCGATTTGGTGGGAAATATGGATTTGGCTGAGGCGTTTTTAAAGTACATTTTTAAATACGTTTTGGAGCATTGCCCGGAGGATATGGAGTTTTTCAACGAGCGGATTGATAAGACGGTTTTGGCGACTGCTGAAAATATTATTAACAATCAGTTTGAGCGGATTACTTACACCGAGGCGATCGCACTTTTGGAAAAAGCCGACAAAAAATTTGATTTTCCGGTAAGCTGGGGCTTAGATTTGCAGTCGGAACACGAGCGCTATTTGGCTGAGGAATTGTTTAAAAAGCCGACCATTGTCAGCGATTATCCGGTCGGGATTAAAGCATTTTATATGCGTTTAAGCGATGACGAGAAAACCGTGCGAGCAATGGATGTTCTGGCTCCGAATATTGGGGAAATTATCGGCGGTTCCCAGCGGGAAGAACGGCTGGATGTGTTGGAGCGGCGCATGGAAGCTCAAGGTATGAATAAGGAGGAGTTGTGGTGGTATTTGGATTTGCGCCGCTACGGTACTGTGCCTCACGCTGGCTTTGGTTTGGGGTTTGAACGGTTGGTGCAATTCATGACGGGAATGGGGAATATTCGCGATGTAATTCCGTTTCCGAGAGCGCCTTTGACTATTGATTTTTAA
- a CDS encoding DUF2203 domain-containing protein produces the protein MPQQPSELNREESENEFVEAIATVERSLAAVKERYTQIQGDRQRQAELGNLREDVRQSQRQNPMPQLKQELREIEQELETIELNLESSLFSWGSIKQPFWQAVRFGGLGILIGWMLKSYAG, from the coding sequence ATGCCTCAACAGCCGTCAGAGTTAAATCGGGAAGAGTCAGAAAATGAGTTTGTGGAGGCGATCGCCACAGTGGAGCGATCGCTCGCAGCAGTCAAAGAGCGTTACACTCAGATTCAGGGCGATCGGCAGCGCCAAGCCGAACTCGGCAATCTGCGCGAAGATGTGCGCCAGTCTCAGCGCCAAAATCCCATGCCGCAACTCAAGCAAGAATTGCGGGAAATTGAGCAAGAATTGGAAACGATCGAGTTAAATTTAGAAAGCAGCCTGTTTTCTTGGGGAAGCATCAAACAACCTTTTTGGCAAGCAGTTCGTTTTGGGGGACTGGGCATTTTAATCGGTTGGATGTTGAAATCTTATGCGGGATAG
- a CDS encoding DUF6439 family protein has translation MLETTQTTQTVNLNELSTVELAQALAARLAISEKDWHRLKANRSARAGEQAAAALVFLLKNQPEEALPRLNQAAGWLDRSISAPPCPTHGK, from the coding sequence ATGCTAGAAACTACACAAACAACCCAAACTGTCAACCTCAACGAGCTGAGCACAGTAGAACTGGCTCAAGCCCTAGCCGCCCGCCTCGCCATTTCCGAAAAAGATTGGCACCGCCTCAAAGCCAACCGTTCCGCCCGGGCTGGAGAGCAAGCTGCGGCCGCTTTGGTCTTTTTGCTGAAAAATCAACCCGAAGAAGCTTTACCGCGCTTAAACCAAGCAGCAGGATGGTTAGATCGATCGATCTCGGCACCTCCCTGTCCGACTCACGGCAAATAA
- a CDS encoding anti-sigma regulatory factor, with protein MIAISARPVVGRNWITISFASTLYLCPILDLLLAEIPPHWQAELRLGLQEALVNAAKHGNKLDPSKTVGVRFSIVQNEYWWVISDEGCGFKAPCGCDLYTDNCESLIAEDVADNSALPDVEQECGRGLFILYQLFDRVEWNAQGTELRLCKELPSRYRLPRWR; from the coding sequence GTGATTGCTATCTCAGCCCGTCCGGTCGTCGGACGCAATTGGATTACGATTAGCTTCGCTTCTACCCTATACCTTTGTCCTATTTTGGATCTGCTCCTAGCAGAGATTCCGCCTCACTGGCAAGCGGAATTACGGTTGGGGCTTCAAGAAGCTTTGGTAAATGCTGCTAAGCATGGAAACAAGTTAGACCCCAGTAAAACTGTTGGAGTCCGTTTTTCCATCGTCCAAAACGAATATTGGTGGGTGATATCGGATGAAGGTTGTGGCTTTAAGGCCCCTTGCGGTTGCGACCTTTATACTGATAATTGCGAGAGTCTCATAGCAGAGGATGTTGCAGATAATTCTGCACTACCCGATGTTGAACAAGAATGTGGTAGAGGGCTGTTTATCCTTTACCAATTATTCGATCGGGTTGAGTGGAATGCTCAAGGCACAGAGTTACGGCTGTGCAAAGAACTTCCCAGTCGCTACCGGCTGCCTCGCTGGCGCTAG
- a CDS encoding alpha/beta fold hydrolase, which produces MQTIPAITAAPIPGTYWQWRGHSVYYVRSSSRASLTSDRHPERPPLLLIHGFGASTDHWRKNISGLSKDFEVWAIDLIGFGRSAKPEIQYSGELWRDQLHDFITTIIGRPAVLAGNSLGGYAALCVAAQRPESAAGLILINSAGPFSESQPAPEAPPLQKAISAVAKTLFQQDWASFLLFQYVRQRSTIRKTLEKVYLDQSAVTDQLVEEIYQPSCDPGAPKVFASVFRTPQGEKIDVLLSQLNCPLLMLWGEGDPWMNSTNRSAKFRQHYPQLTEHFIKAGHCPHDEVPEQINELIRGWIIDQ; this is translated from the coding sequence ATGCAAACAATCCCAGCCATCACCGCAGCCCCCATTCCAGGCACATACTGGCAATGGCGGGGCCATTCAGTATACTATGTTCGATCCTCTTCAAGGGCTTCGCTAACGAGTGATCGACATCCAGAACGCCCTCCCCTGCTGTTAATTCACGGTTTTGGAGCATCCACAGACCACTGGCGCAAAAATATCAGCGGGCTGAGCAAAGACTTTGAAGTGTGGGCGATCGACTTAATCGGATTCGGGCGATCGGCAAAACCCGAAATCCAGTACAGCGGCGAGCTCTGGCGCGACCAACTCCACGACTTCATCACCACCATCATCGGCCGGCCCGCCGTACTAGCCGGCAACTCCCTCGGAGGCTACGCAGCCTTGTGTGTCGCAGCGCAGCGCCCCGAATCAGCCGCCGGACTCATCTTAATCAACAGCGCCGGCCCCTTCAGCGAATCTCAGCCGGCACCCGAAGCCCCGCCCTTGCAAAAAGCCATATCTGCGGTAGCTAAAACCTTATTTCAGCAAGATTGGGCAAGTTTTCTGCTGTTCCAATACGTGCGCCAGCGATCGACAATTCGGAAAACTCTCGAAAAAGTTTATCTCGACCAAAGCGCAGTCACAGACCAATTAGTAGAGGAAATTTACCAACCATCCTGCGATCCGGGCGCGCCCAAAGTATTCGCCTCCGTATTCCGCACGCCCCAAGGCGAAAAAATCGATGTATTGTTGAGTCAATTAAATTGCCCCCTGCTGATGCTGTGGGGAGAAGGCGATCCGTGGATGAATTCCACAAACAGAAGCGCCAAATTTCGCCAACATTATCCCCAGTTAACCGAACACTTTATCAAAGCCGGTCACTGTCCCCATGACGAAGTACCAGAACAAATAAACGAACTGATTCGCGGATGGATAATTGACCAATAG